In a single window of the Micrococcaceae bacterium Sec5.7 genome:
- a CDS encoding peptide chain release factor 3, producing the protein MSQEVQSPARVHEIHKQAARRRTFAVISHPDAGKSTLTEALALHAKVIGTAGASSGKANRKETISDWMQMEKDRGISISSAALQFSYRDTVINLLDTPGHADFSEDTYRVLAAVDCAVMLVDAAKGLETQTMKLFEVCKQRNLPIITVINKWDRPGLDALALMDEITERTGLLPMPLTWAVGISGDFRGVWDLRNDRFAQFQRNNSGANIALTQYFTPEEAAVGQGENWTNAVDEAGLVIESNLEFDVESFHAGKATPILFSSAALNFGVKEILDALVDFAPPAAPRPDVDGSPRAVASPFAGFVFKVQAGMNKAHRDHVAFIRVCSGVFERGMVVTQTRTGKSFATKYAQQVFGREREVIDEAYPGDVVGLVNASSLRVGDSLFIEEPVEFPAIPLFAPEHFQVARSKDPSRFKQFRRGIEQLEHEGVIQVLRSDVRGDQAPVLAAVGPMQFEVVEDRMAHDFGAPMRLERLPYSIARISTAEAMPALANVPGAEVLLRSDGEYLALFNDVWALRRIEKNHPDLTLVPIGTHNPAK; encoded by the coding sequence GTGTCTCAAGAAGTCCAGAGCCCCGCCCGAGTCCATGAGATTCACAAACAGGCGGCCCGGCGGCGGACATTCGCTGTTATCTCGCACCCTGACGCCGGCAAGTCCACCCTCACCGAGGCGCTGGCACTGCATGCGAAGGTGATCGGAACCGCCGGTGCTTCCAGCGGCAAGGCCAACCGCAAGGAAACGATCTCGGACTGGATGCAGATGGAAAAGGACCGCGGCATCTCCATCAGCTCGGCCGCCCTGCAGTTCTCCTACCGCGACACCGTGATCAACCTGTTGGATACGCCGGGCCACGCCGACTTCTCCGAGGACACCTACCGCGTGCTTGCCGCCGTCGACTGTGCAGTGATGCTGGTGGACGCGGCCAAGGGCCTGGAAACCCAGACCATGAAGCTCTTTGAGGTCTGCAAACAGCGCAACCTTCCCATCATCACCGTGATCAACAAGTGGGACCGGCCCGGCCTGGACGCGCTGGCGCTGATGGATGAGATCACCGAGCGCACCGGCCTGCTGCCCATGCCGCTGACCTGGGCGGTGGGTATTTCCGGCGACTTCCGCGGTGTGTGGGATCTGCGCAATGACCGTTTTGCCCAGTTCCAGCGCAACAACTCGGGCGCCAACATCGCCCTGACGCAGTATTTCACCCCTGAGGAAGCCGCCGTTGGGCAGGGCGAGAACTGGACCAACGCCGTGGACGAAGCCGGTCTGGTGATCGAATCCAACCTTGAGTTCGACGTCGAGAGCTTCCACGCCGGCAAGGCCACCCCCATCCTCTTCAGCTCCGCGGCCCTCAACTTCGGCGTGAAGGAAATCCTGGACGCACTGGTGGACTTCGCGCCGCCGGCGGCGCCCCGCCCCGACGTCGACGGTTCACCGCGCGCAGTGGCCTCCCCGTTTGCCGGGTTCGTCTTCAAGGTCCAGGCCGGTATGAACAAGGCCCACCGAGACCACGTTGCGTTCATCCGTGTCTGCTCGGGCGTCTTTGAGCGCGGCATGGTGGTCACACAGACCCGGACCGGGAAGTCGTTCGCCACCAAGTACGCGCAACAGGTGTTCGGCCGCGAACGGGAGGTCATTGACGAGGCCTACCCGGGCGACGTTGTTGGCCTGGTGAACGCGTCCTCCCTTCGGGTGGGTGACAGCCTGTTCATCGAGGAGCCGGTGGAGTTCCCGGCCATCCCGCTCTTCGCGCCGGAGCACTTCCAGGTGGCCAGATCCAAGGACCCCAGCCGCTTCAAACAGTTCCGCCGCGGGATCGAACAGCTGGAGCACGAGGGCGTCATCCAGGTGCTGCGCTCCGACGTCCGCGGCGATCAGGCACCGGTGCTTGCCGCCGTCGGCCCCATGCAGTTTGAAGTGGTGGAGGACCGCATGGCGCACGATTTCGGCGCCCCCATGCGGCTGGAACGCCTCCCGTATTCAATCGCGAGGATCTCGACGGCGGAGGCCATGCCTGCGCTGGCCAACGTGCCCGGCGCTGAGGTGCTGCTGCGGTCCGACGGCGAATACCTGGCTCTGTTCAACGACGTGTGGGCACTGCGGCGGATCGAAAAGAACCACCCGGACCTCACGCTGGTGCCGATCGGGACGCACAACCCCGCGAAATAG
- a CDS encoding aminoglycoside phosphotransferase family protein, producing the protein MSPNPDDDAARSVDLDVDLDAHLVRRLVASQFPCWADLPISPVEFGGWDNRTFRLGADKSVRLPSEAAYSVQVEKEHRWLPVLGPGLPLPVPGPLAKGAPGQGYPWNWSVYRWLEGEIASTATIGDLTEFAAALAVFLAALQQVDPTGGPMPGRHNFFRGGPLETYDSETRTAIAALGDQIDSGTATAAWEAANAAKWHGSPVWFHGDVSASNLLVRDGRLSAVIDFGTSGVGDPACDVTIAWTFLSGASREAFRASFPGDAATWSRGRGWALWKGLITIVEHRDSNPDEAAKAARVVDEVLADYRQST; encoded by the coding sequence ATGAGCCCGAATCCCGATGACGACGCCGCACGGAGCGTGGACCTGGACGTGGACCTGGACGCGCATCTTGTGCGCCGGCTGGTCGCTTCCCAGTTTCCCTGCTGGGCAGACCTGCCCATCTCGCCGGTCGAGTTCGGCGGCTGGGACAACAGAACCTTCCGGCTCGGCGCGGACAAGTCGGTGCGGCTGCCCAGCGAAGCGGCCTACTCCGTCCAGGTGGAGAAGGAACACCGGTGGCTTCCGGTACTCGGCCCGGGCTTGCCGCTTCCTGTTCCCGGCCCTCTGGCCAAGGGCGCTCCCGGCCAGGGCTATCCCTGGAACTGGTCCGTCTACCGTTGGCTGGAAGGGGAAATCGCCAGCACCGCAACAATCGGTGATCTGACGGAATTCGCGGCGGCCCTGGCCGTCTTCCTGGCTGCCCTGCAGCAGGTCGACCCCACCGGCGGGCCGATGCCCGGGCGGCACAACTTCTTCCGCGGCGGGCCGCTGGAGACCTACGACTCCGAAACCCGCACGGCCATTGCCGCCTTGGGCGATCAGATTGATTCCGGGACGGCCACAGCGGCGTGGGAAGCAGCCAACGCCGCAAAATGGCACGGTTCGCCGGTCTGGTTCCATGGGGACGTCAGTGCTTCAAACCTGCTGGTCCGGGATGGCCGCCTCAGTGCCGTGATCGATTTCGGAACTTCGGGCGTCGGTGATCCCGCGTGTGATGTGACCATCGCCTGGACTTTCCTGTCGGGTGCGAGCCGGGAGGCGTTCCGTGCTTCATTCCCGGGCGACGCCGCAACGTGGTCCCGCGGCCGTGGCTGGGCACTCTGGAAAGGCCTGATCACCATAGTCGAGCACCGCGATTCCAACCCCGATGAAGCAGCGAAGGCAGCACGCGTTGTGGATGAAGTGCTGGCTGATTACCGGCAATCAACCTGA
- the radA gene encoding DNA repair protein RadA, giving the protein MATKTSRASKAPAYKCAECGWTAVKWVGRCGECQAWGTVEETGTAVARTTAATTVFEPARRIAEVDATTAAFLPTGVDELDRVLGGGLVPGAVILLAGEPGVGKSTLLLDVAAKFARTAQDVLYVTGEESAAQVKLRAERIDAVADSLYLSAETDLGQALGQVEKIEPRLLIVDSVQTLSSADVDGSAGGVSQVREVAASIIAAAKRRNMTTLLVGHVTKDGSIAGPRLLEHLVDVVCQFEGERHSRLRLLRAVKNRYGPTDDVGCFDLNEDGIVGLSDPSGLFVSRTKDPVSGTCITVTMEGRRPLLAEVQSLLAETSNSQPRRATSGLDSSRVSMLLAVLQQRAGCQLQKDDSYVATVGGVKLSEPATDLAVALAVASAKAKKPLPIRLIAFGEVGLAGEVRPVPGINQRIQEAHRLGFTHAVVPASHNGPGPVPAGFSVREVEHLTEALSLLIG; this is encoded by the coding sequence ATGGCAACAAAGACTTCCCGGGCTTCCAAGGCGCCGGCCTACAAATGCGCCGAATGCGGCTGGACCGCTGTTAAGTGGGTGGGCCGCTGCGGTGAATGCCAGGCGTGGGGCACCGTTGAGGAAACCGGCACCGCTGTTGCCCGCACGACGGCGGCAACTACGGTTTTCGAGCCGGCTCGCCGGATCGCTGAGGTGGATGCCACAACGGCGGCTTTTCTGCCTACCGGCGTGGACGAGCTGGACCGGGTGCTGGGAGGCGGACTGGTTCCCGGGGCCGTGATCCTGCTGGCCGGCGAGCCCGGGGTGGGCAAGTCCACGCTGCTGCTGGATGTCGCCGCCAAGTTTGCGCGCACCGCACAGGATGTCCTCTACGTCACCGGCGAGGAATCCGCAGCGCAGGTCAAGCTCCGGGCGGAACGGATTGACGCCGTCGCGGATTCCTTGTATCTGTCCGCGGAAACCGATCTCGGCCAAGCGCTGGGGCAGGTGGAAAAGATCGAACCGCGGCTGCTGATTGTGGACTCGGTCCAGACCCTGAGCAGCGCGGACGTGGACGGCAGCGCAGGCGGCGTGTCGCAGGTCCGCGAAGTGGCCGCCTCCATCATTGCCGCTGCCAAGCGGCGCAACATGACCACGCTCCTGGTGGGGCACGTGACCAAGGACGGATCCATTGCGGGGCCGCGGCTGCTGGAGCACCTCGTGGATGTGGTGTGCCAGTTTGAAGGCGAACGCCATTCACGGCTGCGCCTGCTGCGCGCCGTGAAGAACCGGTATGGCCCCACCGACGATGTGGGGTGTTTTGACCTCAACGAGGACGGCATTGTGGGGCTTTCGGACCCCAGCGGGCTCTTTGTCAGCCGCACCAAGGACCCAGTGTCCGGCACGTGCATCACCGTGACCATGGAGGGCCGGCGCCCGCTGCTGGCCGAAGTGCAGTCCCTGCTCGCTGAAACCTCCAACTCGCAGCCGCGCCGGGCCACCAGCGGGCTGGACAGTTCCCGCGTTTCCATGTTGCTGGCCGTGCTGCAGCAGCGCGCCGGTTGCCAGCTGCAAAAAGACGATTCCTATGTAGCCACGGTGGGCGGGGTGAAGCTCAGCGAGCCCGCCACGGACCTGGCCGTTGCCCTGGCCGTGGCGTCGGCGAAGGCAAAAAAACCCCTGCCTATCAGGCTCATCGCGTTCGGCGAAGTGGGCCTGGCCGGAGAGGTCCGTCCGGTGCCAGGCATCAACCAGCGCATCCAGGAGGCCCACCGCCTGGGCTTCACGCACGCCGTGGTGCCGGCCAGTCACAACGGGCCGGGGCCGGTCCCGGCCGGTTTCTCAGTGCGGGAAGTGGAGCATCTGACCGAGGCGCTCAGCCTGCTGATCGGGTAG
- a CDS encoding FUSC family protein, with protein sequence MAATGLSASRRFLRGRIRTGMVRSRNSLMPAIQMTVCAVGAYAFAEYVLGHSGPLFAATSSLIALGFSRDPRLRRVVEVGLGCTIGIVVGDLLLHWLGAGIWQAAVVLLFSILLARFLDSGTIFTTQLGLQSLLVVLLPAPAGGPFTRSLDAVVGGLFALLVTILVPKDPRREPRKDVKKLLHELAEVLRECASAMANSDSTQAWHALVRGRNCQPLVDAMRQTLRASGEVATLAPAYRRHRDELGRLEESLDFIDLALRNSRVFARRLTSAINHAALSDEATENIAEVLEETADAIDELSLGLAEVHDGVRRAHIRTARQQLSEIALRLHPKLLEVQRLEGETVVMLFRPLMVDLLEATGMDSREARDIMPAL encoded by the coding sequence ATGGCCGCAACTGGATTATCCGCAAGCAGACGATTCCTGCGCGGCCGGATCCGCACGGGGATGGTCCGTAGCCGCAATTCGCTCATGCCCGCCATCCAGATGACCGTGTGTGCCGTGGGCGCCTACGCCTTCGCGGAATACGTGCTGGGGCACTCAGGCCCGCTGTTCGCGGCAACGTCCTCCCTTATTGCCCTAGGCTTCTCCCGCGATCCGCGCCTCCGCCGCGTGGTGGAGGTCGGCCTGGGCTGCACCATCGGCATTGTGGTGGGTGATCTACTGCTGCACTGGCTGGGCGCCGGGATCTGGCAGGCCGCCGTCGTACTTCTTTTCTCCATTCTGCTGGCCCGCTTCCTGGACAGCGGCACCATCTTCACCACCCAGCTGGGGCTGCAGTCGCTGCTGGTGGTGCTGCTCCCGGCACCGGCCGGCGGTCCGTTCACGCGCAGTCTGGATGCCGTGGTGGGTGGGCTGTTTGCGCTGCTGGTCACCATCCTGGTCCCCAAGGATCCCCGCCGGGAGCCGCGCAAGGACGTCAAGAAGCTGCTGCATGAACTGGCGGAAGTCCTGCGGGAGTGTGCCTCTGCAATGGCCAACAGTGATTCCACCCAGGCCTGGCATGCGCTGGTCCGCGGCCGGAACTGCCAGCCGCTTGTGGACGCCATGCGCCAGACCTTGCGGGCGTCGGGCGAGGTGGCCACCCTGGCGCCTGCCTACCGCCGGCACCGGGACGAGCTGGGCCGGCTGGAAGAATCCCTTGATTTCATTGATCTGGCATTGCGCAACAGCCGCGTTTTTGCACGCCGGCTGACCAGTGCCATCAACCATGCGGCGCTGTCTGACGAGGCGACAGAGAACATCGCCGAGGTCTTGGAGGAGACCGCCGACGCCATCGACGAGCTCTCGCTTGGGCTTGCCGAAGTGCACGACGGCGTGCGCCGCGCCCACATCCGCACGGCCAGGCAGCAGCTGAGCGAAATCGCATTGCGGCTGCATCCGAAACTCCTGGAAGTGCAGCGGCTGGAGGGAGAGACCGTGGTGATGCTGTTCCGTCCGCTTATGGTTGACCTCCTCGAGGCCACCGGGATGGACTCGCGGGAAGCACGCGACATCATGCCGGCGCTTTAG
- a CDS encoding ROK family protein, which produces METFKRYAGADYAPGSVGDIFRLIRQGVATSRSSIARLTGLAPSTVSLRVDLLGEMGLVMERGNERSNGGRRARHLRVTAGSGVVAAADVGVHHARIAISDMTGRLLAVEEEALNTEDGPAVTVECLWARFQRVLDRAGKTEEDMRGIAIGLPAPIEHPTSKVILPTFLPSWHKADLPRLFRVHTGLPVLIENDANLVALAECAATDNRPDHLLAVKLGTRIGCGIISAGHLHRGAAGAAGEISHISVAGTSAISCSCPEENCLESVASGGALVARLASKGFKVAGTADVVELGRNGEVQAVEALREAGTHIGSVLSSIVNFFSPQEVVLGGAMSASAPLVAALRAELFRKCLPLVADVLTVRTSNHPADAGVIGATYLILEELLAPARIEKLARTVQQID; this is translated from the coding sequence ATGGAGACATTTAAGCGTTACGCCGGGGCGGACTACGCCCCGGGCTCTGTGGGCGATATTTTCCGGCTCATCAGACAGGGTGTAGCCACGTCCCGGTCTTCGATTGCCCGGCTCACCGGCCTGGCACCCTCCACGGTCTCCCTCAGAGTCGATCTGCTCGGCGAAATGGGTCTCGTCATGGAAAGGGGCAACGAAAGATCCAACGGTGGCCGGCGAGCCCGGCACTTGAGGGTTACTGCCGGTTCCGGCGTGGTGGCCGCGGCCGATGTGGGGGTTCACCATGCAAGGATTGCCATCTCGGACATGACGGGACGGCTACTGGCAGTTGAGGAAGAGGCCCTGAACACCGAGGACGGACCCGCAGTAACCGTGGAATGTCTCTGGGCCCGATTCCAGAGGGTGCTCGACCGTGCTGGAAAAACCGAGGAAGATATGCGCGGCATCGCCATAGGCCTCCCGGCGCCGATTGAGCACCCGACGTCCAAGGTCATCCTGCCGACGTTTCTGCCCAGCTGGCACAAGGCGGACCTGCCCAGACTGTTCCGGGTCCATACCGGGCTGCCGGTTCTGATCGAAAACGACGCGAACCTGGTTGCGCTGGCTGAGTGCGCGGCAACGGACAACCGGCCGGACCATCTGCTGGCCGTCAAGCTCGGGACACGCATCGGCTGCGGGATCATCAGCGCAGGACACCTCCACAGGGGCGCCGCCGGCGCGGCCGGCGAAATCAGCCACATTTCAGTGGCCGGAACGTCGGCCATCAGCTGCAGCTGCCCGGAAGAAAATTGCCTTGAGTCGGTAGCAAGCGGTGGTGCCCTGGTTGCCCGCCTCGCCAGCAAGGGCTTCAAGGTCGCGGGGACAGCCGATGTAGTGGAACTCGGACGAAACGGTGAAGTCCAGGCAGTGGAAGCGCTACGTGAGGCCGGCACCCACATCGGTTCCGTCCTTTCTTCCATCGTCAATTTCTTCAGCCCTCAGGAAGTTGTGCTGGGGGGCGCAATGTCAGCGTCGGCACCTTTGGTGGCAGCGCTGCGTGCCGAACTTTTCCGGAAATGCCTACCCCTGGTTGCCGACGTCCTCACGGTCCGGACCAGCAACCACCCCGCTGACGCCGGCGTCATCGGGGCAACCTATCTGATCCTGGAAGAACTCCTTGCACCGGCCAGGATCGAAAAACTGGCCCGTACGGTCCAGCAAATAGACTGA
- the ngcE gene encoding N-acetylglucosamine/diacetylchitobiose ABC transporter substrate-binding protein produces MAEKSAVDAVIFKGGYGIDYVEFAGKAFESAQAGSTAKIAASTDIAQELQPRFVGGNPPDLIDNSGAKAIGFSTILAQLEDLSAVIEAKNLEGAVIKDTLYGGVLAPGTFDGKLAALNYVLTVFAVWYSAALFQEKGWVVPRTWEEALALGEKAKAEGKYLFCWGKEAATYYQEMAIASAIKEGGDEVRLGLENLKEGCWSHPALQGVFTALEKIVKSGYVKPGGSGTAFTAAQAQWSNAGEALLYPSGSWIENEMKDQTKAGFKMTGAPVPTVTAGSKMPYTALHSAAGEPFVVPSQGRNVAGGKEMLRVMLSKEAATNFAKTKLAPTIVKDTVPADGFGSTALVSQTKLLEDAGTDIFSWNFVDLYGTNKDQLVVWNTFLDGKSDVATLTSGLQKISDKVRNDPSVKKIEVK; encoded by the coding sequence ATGGCGGAGAAGTCCGCGGTTGATGCCGTGATTTTCAAGGGCGGGTACGGGATTGATTATGTTGAGTTCGCGGGGAAGGCTTTTGAGTCGGCCCAGGCGGGGTCCACGGCGAAGATCGCTGCGTCGACGGATATTGCGCAGGAGTTGCAGCCGCGTTTCGTGGGTGGGAATCCGCCGGACCTGATTGATAATTCGGGGGCGAAGGCGATCGGTTTCAGCACGATCCTGGCGCAGCTGGAGGATCTGAGTGCGGTGATCGAGGCGAAGAACCTTGAGGGCGCCGTCATTAAGGACACGTTGTATGGCGGTGTCCTGGCGCCGGGGACCTTTGATGGGAAGCTGGCGGCCTTGAATTATGTGCTGACGGTTTTCGCGGTGTGGTATTCGGCGGCGTTGTTCCAGGAGAAGGGTTGGGTTGTTCCCAGGACCTGGGAGGAGGCGCTGGCTTTGGGCGAGAAGGCCAAGGCCGAGGGCAAGTACCTGTTCTGCTGGGGCAAGGAGGCTGCCACGTATTACCAGGAGATGGCGATTGCGTCGGCGATCAAGGAGGGCGGGGACGAAGTCCGTCTGGGCCTGGAGAACCTGAAGGAGGGCTGCTGGTCGCATCCGGCGCTGCAGGGTGTCTTCACGGCCCTGGAGAAGATCGTGAAGTCCGGTTATGTCAAGCCGGGCGGGTCGGGGACTGCTTTCACGGCGGCGCAGGCGCAGTGGTCCAATGCCGGTGAGGCGCTGCTGTATCCGTCGGGTTCGTGGATCGAGAACGAGATGAAGGACCAGACGAAGGCCGGCTTCAAGATGACCGGTGCCCCTGTTCCGACTGTGACGGCGGGTTCGAAGATGCCGTACACGGCGCTGCACAGTGCCGCGGGTGAGCCGTTTGTGGTTCCGTCCCAGGGCAGGAACGTTGCCGGCGGCAAGGAAATGCTCCGGGTGATGTTGTCCAAGGAGGCGGCGACGAATTTCGCCAAGACCAAGCTGGCGCCCACGATCGTGAAGGACACGGTCCCGGCGGACGGGTTCGGGTCCACGGCGCTGGTGTCCCAGACGAAGCTGCTTGAGGATGCCGGGACGGATATCTTCTCCTGGAACTTCGTTGATCTTTATGGCACGAACAAGGACCAGCTGGTGGTCTGGAACACGTTCCTGGACGGCAAGTCCGATGTGGCGACGCTGACCTCCGGGCTGCAGAAGATCTCGGACAAGGTCCGCAATGATCCCTCGGTGAAGAAGATTGAGGTCAAGTGA
- a CDS encoding sugar ABC transporter permease translates to MTVLDTRTLSGGGRPAAVRRRRKLTFDRVSFFAVFLGLPLAIYLVFVISPFIQAFYYSMTDWSGFTATMNFTGLENYRKLFADEIFMKAMGNNVVLCLVLPVITIILSLVLASMITVGGSSRGQVKGLKNSSFYRVVSFFPYVIPAIAIGIMWLQIYDPSNGLLNGMLTSLGFDQASSFPWLGDERTAMGATMFVIVWGFVGFYMVLFIAAIKGIPAELFEAARIDGAGRLRTAVSLTIPLIRDNIQTAYIYMGILALDAFVYMAALNSGGGPNNSTLVMSQQLLSTAFTKGQFGYASAMGVVLAIVTLIFAALVFLVNRLTGGSKDTSGS, encoded by the coding sequence GTGACCGTTCTTGATACCAGGACCCTTTCGGGCGGCGGCAGGCCTGCCGCCGTCCGGCGGCGGAGGAAGCTGACCTTTGACCGGGTGAGTTTCTTTGCCGTGTTCCTCGGGCTGCCGCTGGCCATCTATCTGGTCTTCGTGATCTCCCCGTTCATCCAGGCGTTTTACTACTCGATGACGGACTGGTCCGGTTTCACGGCCACGATGAACTTCACCGGCCTTGAAAACTACCGGAAGCTGTTCGCGGATGAGATCTTCATGAAGGCCATGGGCAACAATGTGGTGCTGTGCCTGGTGCTGCCGGTCATCACCATCATCCTGAGCCTGGTGCTGGCGTCCATGATCACGGTGGGCGGCTCCAGCCGCGGGCAGGTCAAGGGCCTGAAGAATTCCAGCTTCTACCGGGTGGTGTCCTTCTTCCCCTATGTCATTCCTGCCATTGCCATCGGCATCATGTGGCTGCAGATCTATGATCCCTCCAACGGGCTCCTGAACGGCATGCTGACCTCGCTGGGTTTTGACCAGGCCAGCTCCTTCCCCTGGCTCGGTGATGAACGGACCGCGATGGGCGCCACGATGTTCGTGATCGTGTGGGGCTTCGTGGGCTTCTACATGGTGTTGTTCATCGCCGCGATCAAGGGCATCCCGGCGGAGCTGTTCGAGGCCGCCCGCATCGACGGTGCCGGGCGGTTGCGGACCGCGGTGTCCCTGACTATCCCGCTGATCCGGGACAACATCCAGACCGCCTACATCTACATGGGCATCCTGGCCCTGGACGCCTTCGTGTACATGGCCGCGCTGAACTCCGGCGGCGGCCCGAACAACTCCACCCTGGTGATGTCCCAGCAGCTGCTCTCCACGGCCTTCACCAAGGGCCAGTTCGGCTACGCCAGCGCCATGGGCGTGGTCCTGGCCATCGTCACGCTGATCTTCGCGGCGCTGGTGTTCCTGGTGAACCGGCTCACCGGCGGAAGTAAGGACACCTCGGGCTCATGA
- a CDS encoding carbohydrate ABC transporter permease, translated as MLIIWSVIVVLPLLWTLMTSFKTSSEIFASPFALPVTWNAGNYVTAWNTAGIGNYFLNTVMVVGSALVVVMVLGAMCAYVLARFQFRGSRAIYYLMLAGLTFPIFLAVVPLFFILKNMGLLNTLPGLTITYVAFALPFTVFFLFSFFKSLPNEIAEAAALDGASEWRTFFQVMLPMAKPGMASVAIFNFLGLWNQFLLPVALNSNEKNYVLSQGLARFASQAGYNVDFGSLFAAVVITVAPVLVVYIIFQRQLQGSVTQGTSK; from the coding sequence ATGCTCATCATCTGGTCCGTGATCGTGGTCCTGCCGCTGCTGTGGACGTTGATGACCTCGTTCAAGACCAGCAGCGAGATCTTTGCCTCGCCCTTCGCCCTGCCCGTCACGTGGAACGCGGGCAACTACGTCACGGCCTGGAACACCGCCGGGATCGGGAACTACTTCCTGAACACCGTCATGGTGGTCGGGTCGGCACTGGTGGTCGTGATGGTCCTGGGCGCCATGTGCGCCTACGTGCTGGCCCGGTTCCAGTTCCGCGGCAGCCGCGCCATCTACTACCTGATGCTCGCCGGGCTGACGTTCCCGATCTTCCTGGCCGTCGTCCCGCTGTTCTTCATCCTCAAGAACATGGGGCTGCTGAACACCCTGCCGGGCCTGACCATCACCTACGTGGCGTTCGCGCTGCCGTTCACCGTGTTCTTCCTGTTCTCCTTCTTCAAGTCCCTGCCGAACGAGATCGCCGAAGCCGCGGCCCTGGACGGCGCCAGCGAATGGCGGACCTTCTTCCAGGTCATGCTGCCCATGGCCAAGCCCGGCATGGCCTCGGTGGCGATCTTCAACTTCCTCGGGCTCTGGAACCAGTTCCTGCTCCCCGTGGCGTTGAACAGCAACGAGAAGAACTACGTCCTCTCCCAGGGCCTGGCACGGTTCGCCTCCCAGGCCGGCTACAACGTGGACTTCGGCTCGCTCTTCGCCGCCGTCGTCATCACCGTCGCCCCCGTCCTGGTCGTCTACATCATCTTCCAGCGCCAGCTCCAGGGCTCCGTCACCCAAGGCACCTCCAAATAG
- the pstS gene encoding phosphate ABC transporter substrate-binding protein PstS — protein sequence MKALRFGRHAAIAVIAAGALALTACGSDNATGTTPAGNPSSAGTKVTGTLTGIGASSTGAAMDAWKAGFASANQGATVQYSPDGSGAGRKAIIDGSAQFAGSDAYLKDEELASSKAKCGPDGAINIPVYISPIAIAFNLPDIKELKLDAATAAKIFRGEIAKWNDAAIVALNPDAKLPDLKVTPVNRSDDSGTTSNFTDYLSSAAPEVWTDKSAGIWPASLKGENAKGTSGVVKTVTDTPGAVTYADDSAVGGKLGTAQIKVGSEFVAISADAAAKAVEASKAVEGRSATDVAIKLDRKTTESGAYPVVLVSYHVVCTTYEKQETVDLVKAFENYVVSDAGQKAAADSAKSAPLSPALAEKAVKAIESIKVKS from the coding sequence GTGAAGGCACTCCGCTTCGGCCGCCACGCGGCTATCGCTGTTATTGCAGCCGGCGCACTCGCGCTCACCGCCTGTGGTTCAGACAACGCCACGGGCACCACGCCCGCAGGCAACCCGTCTTCCGCCGGCACCAAGGTCACCGGCACCCTCACCGGCATCGGCGCGTCCTCCACCGGCGCAGCCATGGATGCCTGGAAGGCCGGCTTCGCCTCCGCAAACCAGGGCGCCACCGTGCAGTACTCCCCGGATGGTTCCGGTGCAGGCCGCAAGGCCATCATCGACGGCTCGGCCCAGTTCGCCGGCTCCGATGCTTACCTCAAGGATGAAGAGCTGGCCAGCTCCAAGGCCAAGTGCGGCCCCGACGGCGCCATCAACATCCCGGTGTACATCTCCCCGATCGCCATCGCCTTCAACCTCCCGGATATCAAGGAACTGAAGCTCGACGCCGCCACCGCTGCCAAGATCTTCCGCGGCGAAATCGCCAAGTGGAACGACGCCGCAATCGTTGCCTTGAACCCGGATGCCAAGCTCCCGGACCTCAAGGTCACCCCCGTGAACCGCTCTGACGATTCCGGTACCACCTCCAACTTCACCGATTACCTGTCTTCAGCTGCTCCTGAGGTCTGGACCGACAAGTCTGCCGGCATCTGGCCCGCATCCCTGAAGGGCGAGAACGCCAAGGGCACCTCCGGCGTGGTCAAGACCGTCACCGACACCCCGGGCGCTGTAACCTACGCGGATGACTCCGCGGTGGGCGGCAAGCTGGGCACCGCCCAGATCAAGGTTGGATCCGAGTTCGTTGCGATCTCTGCCGATGCTGCTGCCAAGGCTGTTGAAGCCAGCAAGGCTGTGGAAGGCCGCTCCGCCACGGACGTTGCCATCAAGCTGGACCGCAAGACCACCGAATCCGGCGCGTACCCGGTCGTCCTGGTTTCCTACCACGTAGTCTGCACCACCTACGAAAAGCAGGAAACCGTTGACCTGGTCAAGGCTTTCGAGAACTACGTAGTGTCCGACGCCGGCCAGAAGGCCGCCGCTGACTCCGCAAAGTCCGCTCCGCTCTCCCCGGCATTGGCCGAGAAGGCAGTCAAGGCGATCGAGTCCATCAAGGTCAAGTCCTAG